The following nucleotide sequence is from Amia ocellicauda isolate fAmiCal2 chromosome 14, fAmiCal2.hap1, whole genome shotgun sequence.
gatcttgtatttgccagttcttaaaggcttcctccttgcccctctgatggacctccagattgatgTAGTCCCTGACTAAGatcatgcccctccgcgcgatgacgactgggtccagctcctgcttgttgaataagcagatgttccgtccctcccacagggcctgtttcactgcgcagacgacatgccaccagcacctcagggtagaagATGTCAGTCCCCTGGCTGGTCCATACAGGATCTTCTGAGCGGTCGCCTGCACAGGAACGGCAAGCCTgcggaggaacggagaaaacaggagccagaccctgcaggcggaggggcaatccctaaagatatgagcctccgtctccttccccaggcaacccttataggggcagatgtcataaggggctatgccccttctgtgcatgaacactctggtggggagacaccgactcacggcCATCCaagagacatctttctgcgtatttgtgaggcaaatgtGCGTAGCGTTatcccagataaaccggcaggtttcgggagggaaatcttctatccggctggtctcctgggtagatctcatctgactacagatggtcttataatcccaggaggccagcacgactttatggaggcctacttcgagcgcaaaggctcggagcaccctgtagaacggcgggggatcccacgagtgcggcctggtgttgtccatggcgcagaggctaaatggtctcaggctgctggcgaaataaaagcggttcataaaactcactttcttgccagccgcctggatgttcttgaccacatatgccagcccctgcgcctttataagCCGCACACCGTCCAGGATCCCCCTGCCTCcgtccagggtacccttcaccatctgcactctttttagcctctccattttgctcccccagacaaaccgaaatataatccttgtcactaattttgcgatgactttgtctggggggaagatcatacctacgtagagaagtatcgggaagaggatggcctttatgaccagcaccttaccagccatcgtcaaggtccttgtgctccagccgtggatctttctttggactttagataaagcttcctcccagctccgggtgcccgtgttggtcccgtcgatcgtgatcaccagaaccttgatgaacggcttcacagggaacacggtcggcggccATGCCCTGGAAAGGTAGACATCactcttggccttattgacagcggcccccgtcgccctgcagaagccgtccagcagttcctcaaccctggccacggacggcgcGTCTGTGCAGACCACAGTGAAAGTGTAGATATGAGACCTGGCCTCCACATTGTAAAAGGAGACCTGCCCCCCCTCATAATCCACAAACACCCCCACCGTCCGGGGCTTCAGGCTCAGGGGG
It contains:
- the LOC136767313 gene encoding uncharacterized protein LOC136767313; amino-acid sequence: MPAGQELPQQVFMLLPELGASGAPATPATAPITSLRSQRREEKRGSDHRRGRALWVCLWVCLPILLLGLAYYYQLPQEQELQRLHRHAVDVTLDPNTAAPKLILSEDGKQVRHGDKRQVLPDNPERFDLSPCVLGKEGFSSGRHYWEVEVGEKTDWDLGVARESISRKGQITLSPEDGYWTVWLRIGNEYEALDDPSVLLPLSLKPRTVGVFVDYEGGQVSFYNVEARSHIYTFTVVCTDAPSVARVEELLDGFCRATGAAVNKAKSDVYLSRAWPPTVFPVKPFIKVLVITIDGTNTGTRSWEEALSKVQRKIHGWSTRTLTMAGKVLVIKAILFPILLYVGMIFPPDKVIAKLVTRIIFRFVWGSKMERLKRVQMVKGTLDGGRGILDGVRLIKAQGLAYVVKNIQAAGKKVSFMNRFYFASSLRPFSLCAMDNTRPHSWDPPPFYRVLRAFALEVGLHKVVLASWDYKTICSQMRSTQETSRIEDFPPETCRFIWDNATHICLTNTQKDVSWMAVSRCLPTRVFMHRRGIAPYDICPYKGCLGKETEAHIFRDCPSACRVWLLFSPFLRRLAVPVQATAQKILYGPARGLTSSTLRCWWHVVCAVKQALWEGRNICLFNKQELDPVVIARRGMILVRDYINLEVHQRGKEEAFKNWQIQDLGELRIP